In Dehalococcoidia bacterium, one DNA window encodes the following:
- a CDS encoding hemolysin family protein produces the protein MPFQALVAPLAPAAEEGFPVGGLNAPIAAVIFAVAVFFYALVNSIEISIVAADRIRLRHLIEGGSAAAGAIERLRARRDLFFAGIVLLQNLFVVVAAAMASALSVDAFGGVGLALGTLATTLLLAVVGEATPKVLAAQATERCALVVARPTELLIDALYPLVWLIAAVPRVLGRIVFGEAAGATPTVTEAELRTMIDIGTEEKVLGERTGELLERVFQFRDRQVQEIMVPRPDVVWLESGMTVGEMLQVFDRAPHSRFPVYSESIDNVVGVVGIKDVLRAIGRGEVTTASPIDPVIRPTYFIPETKPIGSLFWEMQAAGRQMAIVVDEYGGTAGIVTAEILLEAMVGPVADELRGAVKEFQTIDEKTVQVDAGMSVSEANDELGLDIPEGRYETIAGYVLERLGHIPREGETVSGDGFTMVVSKMDGVKVERVLIRRA, from the coding sequence ATGCCTTTTCAGGCGCTCGTTGCCCCGCTGGCCCCCGCAGCCGAAGAGGGATTCCCCGTGGGCGGCCTCAACGCTCCAATCGCGGCGGTAATCTTCGCCGTGGCCGTCTTCTTCTACGCCCTCGTCAACAGCATCGAGATATCCATCGTCGCCGCCGACCGCATCCGCTTGCGCCATCTCATCGAAGGCGGCAGCGCCGCCGCCGGCGCCATCGAGCGCCTCCGCGCCCGGCGCGACCTCTTTTTCGCCGGCATCGTGCTCCTGCAGAACCTGTTTGTCGTCGTAGCAGCCGCCATGGCCAGCGCCCTCTCCGTCGATGCCTTCGGCGGAGTTGGCCTTGCGCTCGGCACCCTGGCGACGACTCTCCTGCTCGCCGTCGTCGGCGAGGCCACACCGAAGGTGCTCGCCGCACAGGCGACCGAGCGCTGTGCCCTCGTCGTCGCCAGGCCGACGGAGCTCCTGATCGACGCCCTATACCCGTTAGTCTGGCTTATCGCTGCCGTCCCCCGGGTGCTCGGACGCATCGTCTTCGGCGAGGCCGCGGGCGCGACGCCTACCGTGACCGAGGCGGAGCTCCGCACGATGATCGACATCGGCACGGAGGAGAAGGTGCTCGGCGAGCGCACCGGCGAGCTCCTGGAGCGCGTCTTCCAGTTCCGCGACCGGCAGGTGCAGGAGATTATGGTGCCGCGCCCCGATGTTGTCTGGCTCGAGTCGGGAATGACCGTGGGGGAGATGCTTCAGGTGTTCGACCGCGCGCCTCACTCCCGCTTCCCCGTCTACAGCGAGAGCATCGACAACGTCGTCGGCGTCGTCGGCATCAAGGACGTGCTCCGGGCCATCGGACGCGGCGAAGTGACGACGGCGAGCCCGATAGACCCCGTCATCCGTCCTACCTACTTCATCCCCGAGACGAAGCCTATCGGGTCGCTGTTCTGGGAGATGCAGGCCGCCGGCCGGCAAATGGCCATCGTCGTCGACGAGTACGGCGGCACCGCCGGCATCGTGACCGCTGAGATCTTGCTCGAAGCGATGGTCGGCCCCGTGGCCGACGAGCTGCGCGGCGCCGTGAAAGAGTTCCAGACCATCGACGAGAAGACAGTCCAGGTCGACGCCGGCATGAGCGTCTCCGAGGCCAACGATGAGCTGGGACTGGATATACCCGAGGGGCGCTACGAGACTATCGCCGGCTACGTCCTCGAGCGGCTCGGCCACATACCGCGCGAGGGCGAGACCGTCTCCGGAGACGGTTTCACCATGGTCGTATCGAAGATGGACGGCGTTAAAGTCGAGCGCGTTCTCATCAGAAGGGCGTGA
- a CDS encoding histidine phosphatase family protein, with translation MRLILVRHGETAGNRERLALGRLDVPLNDTGCLQARALARSLQRAPLAAVYSSPLRRALETAEAIAAPHSLEVRIDDGLAEMDVGEMDGHSIEEMQKLHGDFLRRWFTSEAATLRMPGGECLEDVRERCCESLSRILQRHPDDTVCAVSHNFTIHVLLCHALGLPLSEFRRLRHDLAAVSVLDFHGEHVALLRLNDTCHLDEAGLSERPLY, from the coding sequence ATGCGACTCATCCTTGTCCGACACGGGGAGACCGCCGGCAACCGTGAACGCCTCGCGCTCGGCCGCCTCGACGTACCCCTGAACGATACCGGCTGTCTCCAGGCGCGGGCGCTCGCGCGCTCCCTGCAGCGGGCGCCGCTCGCCGCCGTCTATTCCAGCCCGCTGCGTCGCGCCCTCGAGACGGCAGAGGCCATCGCCGCGCCCCACAGCCTCGAGGTGCGCATCGATGATGGGCTGGCGGAAATGGACGTCGGCGAGATGGACGGCCACAGCATCGAGGAGATGCAGAAGCTCCACGGCGACTTTCTCCGCCGCTGGTTCACCTCTGAGGCGGCCACCCTGCGCATGCCCGGCGGCGAGTGCCTGGAGGACGTGCGCGAGCGCTGCTGCGAATCGCTCTCCCGCATCCTCCAGCGTCACCCCGACGACACCGTCTGCGCCGTGAGCCACAACTTCACCATCCACGTTCTCCTCTGTCACGCTCTCGGCCTCCCCCTCTCGGAGTTCCGGCGTCTGCGCCACGACCTCGCCGCCGTCAGCGTCCTCGACTTCCACGGCGAGCACGTCGCGCTCCTCCGCCTCAACGACACGTGCCACCTCGACGAGGCAGGGCTGTCGGAGCGGCCGCTGTACTAG
- a CDS encoding TIGR03936 family radical SAM-associated protein, producing the protein MKVQRLRVKFSRGEAVKYVTHLDLMRLWERALLRAGIDLAYSEGFSPHARLSLAAPLAVGVTSSGELLDVFLNTRISPFEFMRRVSEQLPEGIEVHEARDVGLRVPSLQSEVRWGEYEVELDPSVETERARAAIERFLAAETLPWEHLREKETRRYDIRSLVQHLWLEKGGPSLRLGMRLRLDSGGSGRPEQVVAAMGLPEPLRIHRTKLVLAESSPAHEAWRRRGRFT; encoded by the coding sequence GTGAAGGTGCAACGTCTGCGTGTGAAGTTCTCGCGCGGCGAGGCGGTGAAGTACGTCACCCATCTCGACCTGATGCGCCTGTGGGAACGCGCGCTCCTTCGCGCCGGGATCGACCTCGCGTACTCGGAGGGGTTCAGCCCTCACGCGCGGCTGTCGCTGGCGGCCCCGCTTGCCGTCGGCGTGACGAGCTCGGGCGAGTTGCTCGATGTCTTCCTCAACACGCGCATAAGCCCGTTCGAGTTCATGCGCCGCGTCTCGGAGCAACTGCCCGAAGGGATCGAGGTTCACGAAGCGCGCGACGTCGGGCTGCGCGTGCCGTCGTTGCAGTCGGAGGTGCGCTGGGGGGAGTACGAGGTGGAGCTCGACCCGTCGGTCGAGACGGAACGCGCGCGGGCTGCAATCGAGCGCTTTCTGGCGGCGGAGACGCTGCCCTGGGAGCACTTGCGTGAGAAAGAGACCCGTCGCTACGATATCCGCAGCCTTGTCCAGCACCTGTGGTTGGAGAAGGGCGGCCCGTCGCTGCGCCTGGGCATGCGGCTTCGCCTCGATAGCGGTGGCAGCGGCCGGCCGGAGCAAGTAGTGGCGGCGATGGGGCTGCCGGAGCCGCTGCGCATCCACCGTACGAAGCTGGTGCTCGCCGAGTCGTCGCCGGCGCACGAGGCGTGGCGGCGGCGCGGGCGGTTTACATAA
- a CDS encoding septum formation initiator family protein: protein MLSRWVPRTIVIVAAVVVGYLLFSTVNATLNSYRLAGDEEKARRDIAELEARYEKLVAIREYLSSDEYIEGMARRMLGLVKPGETLVKVTSPQGETGPIDGTPTPEPGDRAWWEELFGP, encoded by the coding sequence GTGCTTAGCCGGTGGGTCCCCCGCACAATCGTCATCGTGGCCGCCGTTGTGGTGGGCTACCTTCTCTTCAGCACCGTAAACGCCACCCTCAATTCCTACCGTCTCGCCGGCGACGAAGAGAAGGCCCGCCGGGACATCGCCGAGCTCGAAGCGCGCTACGAGAAGCTCGTCGCCATCCGCGAATACCTCTCCTCCGACGAGTACATCGAGGGCATGGCGCGCCGGATGCTGGGCCTCGTGAAGCCGGGTGAGACGCTGGTGAAGGTGACCTCGCCCCAGGGAGAAACCGGCCCCATTGACGGGACGCCAACGCCGGAGCCCGGCGACCGCGCCTGGTGGGAAGAGCT